The following are encoded in a window of Halorarum salinum genomic DNA:
- a CDS encoding amidohydrolase has translation MSHDVRNRLSELRREFHRHPEPGWCEFRTTSRVVAELERIGVDEIAVGRDALSSEHRMAVPDDAELAKWRDRARAAGVREDFLERIGSGHTGVVATVEGGDGPTVGLRVDLDAISLHESDEPGHRPADEGFRSEHDGYMHACGHDAHLAIALGAVEAVKASGFDGTFRVFFQPAEEISGGGKPMAEGGYVDDLDYLLGFHVGLDNPTGTVVAGVEKPLAMAHVTASFEGASAHAGKAPNEGANAMQAMATAVQNAYAIPRHADGMTRVNVGRVEGGTASNVVAEEITIHGEVRGETTALMEYARTELERILYAAAEMHDCDVRPRVISESPSVDSDPRLRDLVAEVAGGVAGVEEVVPTADFGASEDATFLMERVQESGGFASYVVVGTDHPTNHHTPTFDVDERSLPIGVDVLADVVAEIGRRQP, from the coding sequence CTGTCACACGACGTGCGCAACCGGCTGTCCGAACTCCGCCGGGAGTTCCACCGGCACCCGGAACCGGGGTGGTGTGAGTTCCGGACGACGAGCCGCGTCGTCGCCGAACTGGAGCGGATCGGCGTGGACGAGATCGCCGTCGGGCGGGACGCGCTCTCGTCGGAGCACCGGATGGCGGTCCCCGACGACGCCGAACTCGCGAAGTGGCGCGACCGGGCCCGCGCGGCCGGCGTGCGGGAGGACTTCCTCGAACGGATCGGCTCGGGTCACACCGGCGTCGTCGCCACGGTGGAGGGGGGCGACGGGCCGACCGTCGGCCTCCGCGTCGACCTCGACGCGATCTCGCTCCACGAGTCGGACGAACCGGGTCACCGTCCGGCCGACGAGGGGTTCCGCTCCGAGCACGACGGCTACATGCACGCCTGCGGCCACGACGCCCACCTCGCCATCGCGCTCGGCGCGGTCGAGGCGGTGAAGGCGAGCGGGTTCGACGGGACCTTTCGCGTGTTCTTCCAGCCGGCCGAGGAGATCTCGGGCGGGGGGAAGCCGATGGCCGAGGGCGGCTACGTCGACGACCTCGACTACCTGCTCGGGTTCCACGTCGGTCTCGACAACCCGACCGGAACCGTCGTCGCGGGCGTGGAGAAACCGCTCGCGATGGCACACGTCACCGCCTCGTTCGAGGGGGCGAGCGCCCACGCGGGGAAGGCGCCCAACGAGGGGGCGAACGCCATGCAGGCGATGGCGACCGCCGTCCAGAACGCGTACGCGATCCCGCGCCACGCGGACGGGATGACCCGGGTCAACGTCGGCAGGGTCGAGGGCGGCACCGCGAGCAACGTCGTCGCCGAGGAGATCACCATCCACGGCGAGGTCCGCGGCGAGACGACGGCGCTGATGGAGTACGCGCGGACCGAACTCGAACGGATCCTCTACGCAGCGGCGGAGATGCACGACTGCGACGTGCGACCCCGCGTCATCAGCGAGTCCCCCAGCGTCGACAGCGACCCCCGACTCCGCGACCTCGTCGCCGAGGTCGCGGGCGGCGTCGCGGGCGTCGAGGAGGTCGTCCCGACCGCCGACTTCGGCGCGAGCGAGGACGCGACGTTCCTGATGGAACGCGTCCAGGAGAGCGGCGGGTTCGCCTCCTACGTCGTCGTCGGGACGGACCACCCGACGAACCACCACACGCCGACGTTCGACGTGGACGAGCGCAGCCTCCCCATCGGCGTCGACGTCCTCGCGGACGTCGTCGCCGAAATCGGGCGACGGCAGCCGTAG
- a CDS encoding helix-turn-helix domain-containing protein, producing the protein MRYLTVLVHPSERGSFHPLGKQLTTEPSITREAIHHVELLVDGTVLLFAEGSGDRGRYEEIMRESPFVVDFLVAGDDRWMAVSRFEPTEVSRRALELQRELDIVIETPIRFTSDGSLRITYLGTDEGFRRQFRNAVGEDTFAFEIVENGDYEPDESSLTRQLTARQREVLEAAVDVGYYSNPRQATHADVAAAIGIAPTTVGEHLRKVEERVFSALARGPRDLLPE; encoded by the coding sequence ATGCGATATCTCACGGTCCTCGTCCACCCCTCCGAACGAGGCTCTTTTCATCCGCTTGGGAAGCAACTCACGACCGAACCTTCGATTACGCGTGAGGCAATTCACCACGTCGAGCTGCTCGTCGACGGGACGGTGCTGTTGTTCGCCGAGGGGAGCGGTGATCGGGGGCGGTACGAGGAGATAATGCGGGAATCACCGTTCGTCGTCGACTTCCTCGTAGCCGGCGATGACCGGTGGATGGCGGTGAGTCGGTTCGAGCCGACGGAGGTATCGAGGCGTGCACTGGAACTGCAACGGGAGTTGGACATCGTTATCGAAACGCCGATCCGCTTCACCTCGGACGGCTCGCTTCGAATAACGTATCTGGGAACCGACGAGGGCTTTCGGCGGCAGTTTCGGAACGCCGTGGGGGAGGACACCTTCGCGTTCGAAATCGTCGAGAACGGCGATTACGAACCGGACGAGTCCTCGCTCACGAGGCAGTTGACGGCTCGCCAGCGAGAGGTACTCGAGGCTGCAGTCGACGTTGGGTACTACAGTAACCCTCGTCAGGCGACGCACGCGGACGTCGCTGCGGCCATTGGTATCGCACCCACGACCGTGGGAGAACACCTCCGGAAAGTCGAAGAGCGCGTATTTAGCGCGCTCGCTCGAGGCCCCCGTGACCTCTTGCCCGAGTGA
- a CDS encoding FAD-dependent oxidoreductase yields the protein MTREMPEVAIVGGGICGLVTALALEQRGTTPTIYEAASEYRPVGAGLLLQTNALLVLDHLGIVDRIRDVGIPLGDSVIRSPGGRVLKRFDLDRLERDEFGHGFVAIHRGDLQAILLDELDTDVETGAKCRAVTDVNEPTVQFADGTCVRPDVVVGADGINSAVRDAVVPDVELRALDSVAYRAVATVDLPEEHRMRGIEVWGKGAYTGGAPLGEDRFYWFGTAPTSPTSLPADHPRPVSELREQFASYPEPIPSVLESLDDDDVFVTALEEVPTLDRWSRGAVCLAGDAAHGMLPFAGQGAAQAIEDGLLLAHSISATDDRSDAFEAYERERKPRADRIRSESQLLGRLGSIRSGIGAGTRNLLVGLVPDVLFQRARRQRASGTSLPETALGASDHSG from the coding sequence ATGACACGAGAAATGCCCGAGGTCGCCATCGTCGGGGGAGGCATCTGTGGACTCGTCACGGCACTCGCGCTCGAACAGCGGGGGACGACACCGACCATCTACGAGGCGGCATCCGAGTATCGACCGGTCGGCGCCGGACTCCTCCTGCAGACGAACGCACTACTCGTCCTCGACCACCTCGGGATCGTCGACCGCATCAGAGACGTGGGGATTCCCCTCGGCGATAGCGTCATTCGGTCCCCAGGCGGGCGAGTGTTGAAACGGTTCGACCTGGATCGGCTCGAACGCGACGAGTTCGGCCACGGGTTCGTGGCGATACACCGTGGTGACCTTCAGGCCATCCTGCTCGATGAACTGGACACCGACGTCGAAACCGGAGCGAAGTGCCGGGCGGTGACCGACGTCAACGAACCGACCGTCCAGTTTGCGGACGGTACCTGCGTTCGACCGGACGTCGTCGTCGGGGCGGACGGGATCAACTCAGCCGTCCGCGACGCCGTCGTCCCCGACGTCGAACTGCGGGCGCTGGACAGTGTCGCATACCGGGCAGTTGCGACCGTCGATCTGCCCGAGGAGCACCGAATGCGGGGTATCGAGGTGTGGGGGAAAGGAGCTTACACCGGCGGTGCACCGCTTGGCGAGGATCGATTCTACTGGTTCGGGACCGCACCCACGTCCCCGACATCACTTCCGGCCGACCACCCCAGACCGGTATCCGAACTCCGCGAGCAGTTCGCCTCGTATCCCGAGCCGATCCCCTCCGTGCTCGAATCACTAGATGACGACGACGTCTTCGTCACTGCCCTGGAGGAGGTACCGACGCTCGACCGCTGGTCCCGTGGGGCAGTCTGTCTCGCCGGCGACGCCGCACACGGGATGCTACCGTTCGCCGGCCAGGGTGCGGCACAGGCGATCGAGGACGGCCTCCTGCTGGCTCACTCCATTTCCGCGACCGACGATCGGTCGGACGCGTTCGAGGCGTACGAACGGGAACGAAAACCGAGAGCCGACCGGATTCGCTCGGAGTCGCAGTTGCTCGGGAGGCTCGGATCGATCCGATCCGGAATCGGAGCAGGAACGCGCAATCTGTTGGTCGGACTCGTTCCTGACGTACTCTTTCAGCGCGCTCGTCGGCAGCGAGCGTCGGGTACGTCGCTCCCGGAGACCGCTCTCGGAGCGTCCGACCACTCCGGCTAG
- the ilvA gene encoding threonine ammonia-lyase yields MNGNDRGEGDGWPAADDVVSLADVRAARGRLEGVVHRTPLDTSRTLADLSGAASVGLKLENVQRTGSFKIRGAYNRMAGLSDAEREAGVVAASAGNHAQGVALAGRLLDVDATVVVPEVTPAAKVEATRGYGAEVVVEGDIYERSYERALEIAEESGRAFVHPFDDAAVIAGQGTAGLELAEQYPDLDTVVVPIGGGGLISGVATAMGALDDDVRVVGVQPEGALHAKPSLAADRIRELPDVDTVAEGIADTRMLESTFAVARERVDEVVAVTDRELAVAVTLLAERAKTVAESAGAAGVAALLSDEPDVSGERVGVLVSGGNVNLAEHAELARTGLGELGRYAEARLAVDGWPTAVADVVETVEAEGAELDALERARRGADDRPNRVPVTVGLEGSGPGHLADVLAALDALDDVAVVDADGPAADRA; encoded by the coding sequence GTGAACGGGAACGACCGGGGGGAAGGGGACGGGTGGCCCGCCGCCGACGACGTCGTCTCGCTCGCCGACGTCCGGGCGGCCCGGGGCCGCCTCGAGGGGGTCGTCCACCGCACGCCGCTGGACACCTCCCGGACGCTCGCGGACCTGAGCGGCGCCGCCTCCGTCGGCCTGAAACTGGAGAACGTACAGCGGACGGGGTCGTTCAAGATACGCGGGGCGTACAACCGGATGGCGGGGCTCTCGGACGCCGAGCGGGAAGCCGGCGTCGTCGCCGCGAGCGCCGGCAACCACGCCCAGGGCGTCGCGCTCGCCGGGCGGCTGCTCGACGTCGACGCGACGGTCGTCGTCCCCGAGGTGACGCCCGCAGCGAAGGTCGAGGCGACCCGGGGCTACGGCGCGGAGGTGGTCGTCGAGGGCGACATCTACGAGCGGTCCTACGAGCGCGCGCTCGAAATCGCCGAGGAGTCGGGCCGGGCGTTCGTCCACCCGTTCGACGACGCGGCGGTGATCGCCGGCCAGGGGACCGCCGGACTCGAACTCGCGGAACAGTACCCCGACCTCGACACGGTGGTCGTTCCCATCGGCGGCGGCGGGCTGATCTCGGGGGTCGCGACGGCGATGGGGGCGCTCGACGACGACGTCCGCGTCGTCGGCGTCCAGCCCGAGGGGGCGCTCCACGCGAAGCCGTCGCTCGCGGCCGACCGCATCCGCGAGCTCCCGGACGTCGACACCGTCGCGGAGGGGATCGCCGACACGCGCATGCTGGAGTCGACGTTCGCCGTCGCGCGCGAGCGCGTGGACGAGGTGGTCGCCGTCACCGACCGGGAACTCGCGGTCGCGGTGACGCTGCTGGCCGAGCGGGCCAAGACCGTCGCCGAGAGCGCGGGCGCCGCGGGGGTCGCCGCGCTGCTGTCCGACGAACCGGACGTGAGCGGCGAGCGCGTCGGCGTCCTCGTCTCGGGCGGGAACGTGAACCTCGCCGAGCACGCCGAACTCGCCCGGACCGGACTCGGCGAACTCGGCCGGTACGCGGAGGCCAGGCTGGCGGTCGACGGCTGGCCGACCGCCGTCGCCGACGTGGTCGAGACGGTGGAGGCGGAGGGTGCAGAGCTCGACGCGCTGGAGCGCGCCCGCCGGGGCGCCGACGACCGGCCGAACCGGGTGCCCGTGACGGTCGGCCTCGAGGGGAGCGGCCCCGGCCATCTCGCGGACGTGCTCGCGGCGCTCGACGCGTTGGACGACGTCGCGGTCGTCGACGCCGACGGCCCCGCGGCGGACCGCGCCTGA
- a CDS encoding bile acid:sodium symporter, translated as MTGRWLGAVDRFRNVGYVAVAVGAGVLVPGFGSRLEPLVTPLVILLVYGSLRGWRFDEVEFASYGSLVALSLGISYVLLPLGGMRVANALLADGAVLGFAVALSVPTTVGSAIIWTRFSGGDVQLATTISIVSLLLAPVATPVVLTRLVDVRAAVPTTAILVDLLTIIVGGALLAAVVPARAVPARAVDGGSTLAILLLIYTSVAGVESAAIDGRVLAAIVVVSVLLLLLGLVATTVCGAGLRLDRARVLPLFFASSLKNLGIALLVALPFAEPLVVVAIITYYVVQQLAGAAIADAVT; from the coding sequence GTGACTGGACGGTGGCTCGGGGCGGTCGATCGGTTCCGAAACGTGGGCTACGTCGCGGTAGCGGTCGGTGCGGGCGTCCTCGTCCCGGGATTCGGCTCCCGCCTGGAGCCGCTCGTCACGCCGCTGGTGATCCTTCTCGTCTACGGCTCGCTCCGCGGCTGGCGGTTCGACGAGGTCGAGTTCGCGTCCTACGGCTCCCTCGTCGCCCTGTCTCTCGGCATCTCCTACGTCCTGTTACCCCTCGGGGGAATGCGCGTCGCGAACGCGCTGCTCGCCGACGGGGCCGTCCTCGGGTTCGCCGTCGCGCTCTCGGTTCCGACCACCGTCGGGAGCGCGATCATCTGGACCCGGTTCTCGGGCGGAGACGTCCAGCTCGCGACGACGATCTCGATCGTCTCGCTGCTGCTCGCGCCGGTCGCGACGCCGGTCGTTCTCACGCGGCTGGTCGACGTCCGGGCGGCCGTGCCGACGACCGCCATCCTCGTCGACCTCCTCACGATCATCGTCGGCGGGGCGCTCCTCGCCGCGGTCGTCCCCGCGAGGGCGGTCCCCGCGCGGGCCGTCGACGGCGGGTCGACGCTCGCCATCCTGCTGCTCATCTACACGAGCGTCGCGGGCGTCGAGTCCGCCGCGATCGACGGCCGGGTCCTCGCGGCGATCGTCGTCGTCTCCGTCCTCCTCCTCCTGCTGGGACTGGTCGCCACGACGGTCTGTGGCGCCGGACTGCGTCTCGACCGGGCGCGGGTGCTCCCGCTGTTCTTCGCGAGCAGTCTGAAGAACCTGGGGATCGCCCTCCTCGTCGCGCTTCCGTTCGCCGAGCCCCTCGTCGTCGTCGCGATCATCACCTACTACGTCGTGCAACAGCTAGCCGGGGCGGCGATCGCCGACGCCGTCACGTGA
- a CDS encoding Rid family detoxifying hydrolase: MTDPDADAGSDPGAGSDDAATVPVVTDGAPRNDNPYSQGVRAGDTLYVSGYGPVDPATDERVPGNVRAQTGRVLDNVAAVVEAAGGDGLDDVVKVTVYLTDLDEYGAVNEAYGARFGDDPPARVCVEVSRLPDDVSVEMDAVAYLG, translated from the coding sequence ATGACCGACCCCGACGCGGATGCGGGGTCCGACCCGGGGGCGGGGTCCGACGACGCGGCGACGGTTCCCGTCGTCACCGACGGCGCGCCCCGGAACGACAACCCCTACTCGCAGGGGGTCCGCGCCGGCGACACGCTGTACGTCTCCGGCTACGGGCCGGTCGACCCGGCGACGGACGAACGGGTCCCGGGGAACGTCCGCGCACAGACCGGGCGCGTCCTCGACAACGTCGCCGCGGTCGTCGAGGCGGCCGGCGGCGACGGCCTCGACGACGTGGTGAAGGTCACCGTCTACCTCACGGACCTGGACGAGTACGGTGCGGTCAACGAGGCGTACGGCGCCCGGTTCGGCGACGACCCGCCGGCCCGGGTCTGCGTCGAGGTGTCGCGGCTCCCGGACGACGTGTCCGTCGAGATGGACGCCGTCGCCTACCTCGGCTGA
- a CDS encoding BCCT family transporter — MSERTASGTSDPGGEPGAVARFREELDPVVFVFGAGLTVGLILLYFLSPGTVERWIGIANDAMLGYLNWALLLIVFLIVLFLLFLIVGPWGSITFGDDPPEYSFLSFFAMLYSAGFAAGVVFWGPTEALFYYDSPSPLFDVSGGTSEAMVIAVQQTLFHWALPQLAVFTIMGIAIGYFTYNYDDVPLRVSSALTPIIGRDNLDGPVAKVIDVMAVFATIGGVATSLGFIGSQFITGLNFQWGIDLGNTGVILVVTAMTLLFTVSMVLGVNRGIRRLSNFNMILFVLLMVATFVIGPTVFLVLLGTQAFGGMINDFVSMSLFTGAGVDGGTEWANAWTVFYWAWALSWSPFAGLFIARISRGRTVREVAFTGIGATSAATIPWFTVVGGTAVWAQHNGVAEILGPVNDQGASVAGFAMFEAFPFGSVFMVAFMVLVTTFFITSADSSTLAVSMMTTGGKARPSSINRVFWGVVLGMFAAILMTLGGEGGVSALQSAAIITGGPFAFVCLFAMLGLIKEFGSKFGRVLLREDSWIVGSRPDRSTRAEPGDDD, encoded by the coding sequence ATGAGCGAGCGGACCGCGAGCGGGACGTCCGATCCCGGGGGAGAACCGGGCGCAGTCGCGCGGTTCCGCGAGGAACTCGACCCCGTCGTGTTCGTCTTCGGCGCGGGGCTGACGGTCGGACTCATCCTGCTGTACTTCCTCTCGCCGGGGACCGTGGAGCGCTGGATCGGGATCGCGAACGACGCGATGCTCGGCTACCTCAACTGGGCGCTGTTGCTCATCGTCTTCCTCATCGTGCTGTTCCTGCTGTTCCTCATCGTCGGCCCGTGGGGCTCGATCACGTTCGGGGATGACCCGCCCGAGTACAGCTTCCTCTCCTTCTTCGCGATGCTGTACTCGGCGGGGTTCGCGGCCGGCGTCGTCTTCTGGGGGCCGACCGAGGCGCTGTTCTACTACGACAGCCCCTCGCCGCTGTTCGACGTCTCCGGCGGGACGAGCGAGGCGATGGTCATCGCCGTCCAGCAGACGCTCTTCCACTGGGCGCTCCCCCAGCTCGCCGTCTTCACGATCATGGGGATCGCCATCGGCTACTTCACCTACAACTACGACGACGTGCCCCTCCGGGTGTCGTCCGCGCTGACGCCGATCATCGGCCGTGACAACCTCGACGGCCCGGTCGCGAAGGTCATCGACGTCATGGCCGTCTTCGCGACCATCGGGGGCGTGGCGACCTCGCTGGGGTTCATCGGGAGCCAGTTCATCACCGGCCTCAACTTCCAGTGGGGGATCGACCTCGGGAACACCGGCGTCATCCTCGTCGTGACCGCGATGACCCTGCTGTTCACGGTGTCGATGGTGCTCGGCGTGAACCGCGGCATCCGCCGGCTCTCGAACTTCAACATGATCCTGTTCGTGCTCCTCATGGTCGCGACGTTCGTCATCGGCCCGACGGTGTTCCTCGTGCTGCTGGGGACGCAGGCGTTCGGCGGCATGATCAACGACTTCGTCTCGATGAGCCTGTTCACCGGCGCGGGCGTCGACGGCGGCACCGAGTGGGCGAACGCGTGGACCGTGTTCTACTGGGCGTGGGCGCTCTCGTGGTCGCCGTTCGCGGGCCTGTTCATCGCCCGCATCTCGCGCGGCCGGACCGTCCGCGAGGTCGCGTTCACCGGCATCGGCGCGACGTCGGCGGCGACGATCCCGTGGTTCACCGTCGTCGGCGGGACGGCCGTCTGGGCCCAGCACAACGGCGTCGCGGAGATCCTCGGCCCGGTCAACGACCAGGGCGCCTCGGTCGCCGGCTTCGCCATGTTCGAGGCGTTCCCGTTCGGGTCGGTGTTCATGGTCGCGTTCATGGTGCTCGTGACCACGTTCTTCATCACCTCCGCGGACTCCTCGACGCTCGCGGTGTCGATGATGACCACCGGCGGGAAGGCGAGGCCCTCGAGCATCAACCGGGTGTTCTGGGGGGTCGTCCTCGGGATGTTCGCGGCCATCCTCATGACGCTCGGCGGGGAGGGCGGCGTCTCGGCGCTCCAGTCGGCGGCGATCATCACCGGCGGCCCGTTCGCGTTCGTCTGCCTGTTCGCGATGCTCGGGCTCATCAAGGAGTTCGGCTCCAAGTTCGGCCGGGTGCTGCTCCGGGAGGACTCCTGGATCGTCGGCTCCCGCCCCGACCGATCGACGCGGGCGGAGCCGGGCGACGACGACTGA
- a CDS encoding aminotransferase class III-fold pyridoxal phosphate-dependent enzyme, which yields MDRDTAVPDAEALPGPNAREWVSFHGARAAPSEYSHEFVWDVTAEADGPFVTDVDGNVLLDFTCHIGAAPLGYDNPKVLDPLAEFDLVEPMKIAGQDMYFGAGPTPDESAIPGSSHLMEGLTEVSSQYGMDTVFLSNSGAEAIENAMKITHDARPTAKYGFSFAGSFHGRTLGALSVTKSKEVYTRGYPQLAGVETVPFCTDRTCDPEGCDCGFFAGGSSRLRSALAPEGGHVPPEEVAFVVLEPIQGVGGYRFPSEAFVAEIGAVCDEYDVPLVVDEIQSGIGRTGEWWASDHYPIEPDVISAAKALRVGATIGSEELFPSEKNRLGSTFGGGDLLASAMGALTLEAIEEHDLLANATERGRQAKELLRDDAPDPVVDVRGKGLMLAVEFDTPDRRDAVVRTALKRGLLTLGCGRKTIRLLPPLDATEREIDLGIGLFLDAVEAEATSPTAV from the coding sequence ATGGATAGGGACACGGCCGTGCCGGACGCGGAGGCCCTCCCCGGTCCGAACGCCCGGGAGTGGGTGTCGTTCCATGGGGCCCGCGCCGCGCCGAGCGAGTACTCCCACGAGTTCGTCTGGGACGTGACCGCCGAGGCCGACGGTCCGTTCGTCACCGACGTCGACGGCAACGTCCTGCTGGACTTCACCTGCCACATCGGCGCGGCGCCGCTCGGGTACGACAACCCGAAGGTGCTGGACCCGCTGGCCGAGTTCGACCTCGTCGAACCCATGAAGATCGCGGGCCAGGACATGTACTTCGGCGCCGGCCCCACGCCCGACGAGTCGGCGATACCCGGCTCGAGCCACCTGATGGAGGGACTGACCGAGGTGTCGAGCCAGTACGGGATGGACACCGTCTTCCTCTCGAACTCGGGCGCGGAGGCGATCGAGAACGCGATGAAGATCACGCACGACGCCCGGCCGACCGCGAAGTACGGCTTCTCCTTCGCCGGAAGCTTCCACGGGCGGACGCTGGGGGCGCTGTCGGTCACCAAGTCGAAGGAGGTGTACACGCGGGGCTACCCCCAACTGGCCGGCGTCGAGACGGTCCCGTTCTGTACCGACCGAACGTGCGACCCCGAGGGCTGCGACTGCGGCTTCTTCGCCGGCGGGAGTTCGCGGCTCCGGAGCGCGCTCGCGCCGGAGGGGGGACACGTCCCCCCGGAGGAGGTCGCGTTCGTCGTTCTCGAACCGATCCAGGGCGTCGGCGGCTACCGCTTCCCCTCGGAGGCGTTCGTCGCGGAGATCGGCGCAGTCTGTGACGAGTACGACGTCCCCCTCGTCGTCGACGAGATCCAGTCGGGCATCGGCCGCACGGGGGAGTGGTGGGCCTCCGACCACTACCCGATCGAACCCGACGTCATCTCCGCGGCGAAGGCGCTGCGCGTCGGCGCGACCATCGGGAGCGAGGAGCTGTTCCCGTCCGAGAAGAACCGCCTCGGCTCGACGTTCGGCGGCGGCGACCTGCTCGCGTCGGCGATGGGCGCGCTCACGCTGGAGGCGATAGAGGAGCACGACCTGCTCGCGAACGCCACCGAGCGCGGCCGACAGGCGAAGGAACTGCTCCGGGACGACGCGCCCGACCCCGTGGTCGACGTGCGCGGCAAGGGCCTGATGCTCGCCGTCGAGTTCGACACCCCCGATCGCCGGGACGCGGTCGTCCGGACGGCGCTGAAGCGCGGCCTGCTCACGCTCGGGTGCGGCCGGAAGACGATCAGGCTGCTCCCGCCCCTCGACGCGACCGAGCGGGAGATCGACCTCGGCATCGGGCTGTTCCTCGATGCGGTCGAGGCGGAAGCCACCTCGCCGACGGCGGTCTGA
- a CDS encoding amidohydrolase, whose translation MSSVRDRLASLRRDLHRHPEPAWREFHTTSRLVEELRAIDPDGIAVGPEAYDPADRMAVPDDDAFEPWVERARDRGADGELLDLMAGGNTGAVAWLDRGEGPVVGLRVDVDGLFIEESTDGDHAPVAGGFRSEVDGTMHACGHDAHMTWGLAVLETIRDSDFAGRFVVFFQPAEETGGGGCPMAKSRFADDLDYLLAVHVGLDHPTGRVVAGIRKPLAMCHVDATIRGTSAHAGKAPNEGANAMQALGTAIENVYAIPRHADGMTRVNVGRAEAGTASNVIAERAHLEAEARGETTELMEFTKRALRRRLRTAAEMHGCEAAVDVVSESPRADSDPELVELIGDVAGGVAGVEEVVPTADFGASEDATFLMQRVQRNGGLASYLIVGTDHPTSHHTPTFDVDERSLPIGVDVLADAVLALAEREPRRQPAGGRAGGGTGDGGRES comes from the coding sequence ATGTCATCGGTTCGTGACCGCCTCGCCTCGCTCCGTCGCGACCTCCACCGCCACCCCGAACCGGCGTGGCGCGAGTTCCACACGACCAGCCGACTCGTCGAGGAGCTCCGCGCGATCGACCCCGACGGAATCGCGGTCGGACCGGAGGCGTACGACCCGGCGGACCGGATGGCCGTCCCCGACGACGACGCGTTCGAGCCGTGGGTCGAACGTGCGCGCGACCGCGGCGCCGACGGGGAACTGCTCGACCTGATGGCCGGCGGGAACACCGGCGCGGTCGCCTGGCTCGACCGCGGGGAGGGGCCGGTCGTCGGCCTCCGCGTCGACGTCGACGGCCTGTTCATCGAGGAATCGACCGACGGGGACCACGCCCCGGTCGCGGGGGGCTTCCGCTCCGAGGTCGACGGGACGATGCACGCCTGCGGCCACGACGCCCACATGACGTGGGGGCTCGCCGTCCTCGAGACGATCCGCGACAGCGACTTCGCGGGTCGGTTCGTCGTCTTCTTCCAGCCGGCCGAGGAGACGGGCGGCGGCGGGTGCCCGATGGCGAAGAGCCGGTTCGCGGACGACCTCGACTACCTGCTCGCGGTCCACGTCGGCCTCGACCACCCGACCGGCCGGGTGGTCGCCGGCATCCGGAAGCCGCTCGCCATGTGCCACGTCGACGCGACGATCCGGGGCACCTCCGCCCACGCGGGGAAGGCGCCCAACGAGGGGGCGAACGCCATGCAGGCGCTCGGCACCGCGATCGAGAACGTCTACGCGATCCCGCGCCACGCGGACGGGATGACCCGGGTCAACGTCGGCCGCGCGGAGGCGGGGACGGCGAGCAACGTGATCGCCGAGCGGGCCCACCTCGAGGCGGAGGCCCGCGGCGAGACGACCGAACTGATGGAGTTCACGAAGCGGGCGCTCCGGCGACGGCTCCGGACGGCCGCCGAGATGCACGGCTGCGAGGCGGCCGTCGACGTCGTCAGCGAGTCGCCCCGGGCGGACAGCGACCCGGAACTCGTCGAGTTGATCGGCGACGTCGCGGGCGGCGTCGCGGGCGTCGAGGAGGTCGTCCCGACCGCCGACTTCGGCGCGAGCGAGGACGCGACGTTCCTGATGCAGCGCGTCCAGCGGAACGGCGGGCTGGCGTCGTACCTGATCGTCGGGACGGACCACCCGACGAGCCACCACACGCCGACGTTCGACGTGGACGAGCGCAGCCTCCCCATCGGCGTCGACGTCCTCGCGGACGCCGTGCTAGCGCTCGCCGAACGGGAACCACGGCGGCAACCGGCTGGAGGCCGGGCCGGGGGCGGGACCGGAGACGGCGGTCGGGAATCGTGA